The Mucilaginibacter yixingensis genome window below encodes:
- a CDS encoding FUSC family membrane protein encodes MNLQTREIKNFFYSQYFSDGLRMSMGILVPTLLFAQLNLFDVGLTLSLGALCVCVVDTPGPTVYKRNAMAICNLCIFVVAMVTGFARLNLYTLGVEILVFSFVFSMLAVYGNRAAAVGTAALLVMIFMMDKALKPEEVPDYCLILLAGGVWYMLQSLLFFRIRPYRAAQQALGENILDVVKFLRIKADFYKEGTDIDDNYRKLVSTQIQVSQHQDTVREILFKSRVTVKESTYASRLLVMTFGDLVDLYEQIMATHYDYQDIHEKFGSTGILTEIAGLLQQMADELDNIGVAILANSRYKHAFNFDKQLEQIKLKIDEIGKEESVSNLVLKKILINLRDLNRRITDIFNYYHTKSSVILMGNRNDIEYVKFVSHQDYNARIFTDNLSFSSATFKHALRVALVCITGFIITKSAEVLILADFVTGRKLVFGHHSYWVLLTIIVILKPGFSLSKQRNYQRLVGTVIGGIIGAIILYFLHNTVAEFILLTIFMIGSYSFVRLNYVISVLFTTPYVLILFKFLGVGHVTILQERIIDTILGSVIAFIASYLVFPSWESEQLIESLRDVIYANANYLAKIATCLNGANVNTTEFKLARKDVYVKSANLSAAFERMTSEPKRKQRKSKDVHKFVVLNHILSSYLATIASNIKGNDNKLHSEHLKLVRRSLATLNESEKLLGGPPVEFTADKPAEETADLNTDEKLLREQLGFINKVSYDIAKVTEGYLN; translated from the coding sequence ATGAACCTGCAAACCCGGGAAATAAAAAACTTCTTCTACAGCCAGTATTTTTCAGACGGTTTGCGCATGAGTATGGGCATTTTAGTCCCAACGCTGCTGTTTGCGCAGTTAAATTTGTTTGATGTAGGCCTCACGTTGTCGCTTGGCGCGCTATGTGTTTGCGTGGTTGATACCCCCGGCCCAACCGTCTATAAGCGGAACGCTATGGCCATTTGTAACCTTTGTATTTTTGTGGTTGCTATGGTCACAGGTTTTGCTCGGTTGAACCTCTACACGCTGGGTGTGGAGATTCTTGTTTTCTCGTTCGTGTTCTCCATGCTGGCGGTATATGGCAACCGTGCAGCTGCAGTAGGCACTGCGGCGCTATTAGTCATGATTTTTATGATGGATAAAGCCCTGAAGCCGGAAGAGGTGCCAGATTACTGTCTTATTCTTTTGGCTGGCGGTGTTTGGTATATGCTGCAAAGTCTGCTGTTTTTCAGGATCAGACCTTATCGAGCGGCGCAGCAAGCGTTGGGCGAGAATATTCTGGACGTAGTAAAGTTCCTCCGCATTAAAGCTGATTTTTATAAAGAAGGCACTGATATAGACGATAATTACCGTAAACTGGTATCAACCCAGATACAGGTGAGCCAGCACCAGGACACGGTACGTGAGATTCTGTTTAAGAGCCGAGTGACGGTAAAAGAATCAACCTATGCCAGCAGGCTTTTGGTGATGACCTTTGGCGATCTGGTAGATCTCTACGAACAGATTATGGCCACACATTATGATTATCAGGATATTCATGAGAAATTTGGTAGTACTGGTATCCTGACGGAGATAGCCGGTCTGCTGCAGCAAATGGCTGATGAGCTGGATAATATTGGTGTGGCTATACTGGCTAACTCCCGCTATAAACATGCTTTTAACTTTGATAAACAACTGGAACAGATAAAGTTAAAGATTGATGAAATTGGTAAAGAAGAATCGGTTAGCAATCTGGTACTGAAGAAGATATTGATTAATCTGCGCGATCTAAATAGACGTATAACGGATATATTCAATTATTATCATACCAAATCATCTGTCATACTGATGGGGAACCGGAATGATATTGAATACGTCAAGTTTGTAAGTCATCAGGACTATAACGCGCGCATCTTTACCGATAACTTGTCGTTCAGCTCGGCCACATTTAAGCATGCATTGCGTGTAGCACTGGTCTGCATCACGGGTTTTATTATTACCAAAAGTGCCGAAGTGTTAATTTTAGCTGATTTCGTAACCGGCCGCAAACTTGTATTCGGGCATCATAGCTATTGGGTATTACTCACAATCATTGTGATCTTGAAACCAGGGTTCAGCCTTTCCAAGCAGCGTAACTATCAGCGTCTGGTGGGCACGGTGATTGGTGGCATTATCGGCGCGATTATCCTTTATTTCCTGCACAATACCGTTGCCGAGTTTATTTTGCTAACCATCTTCATGATTGGCTCCTACAGCTTTGTACGGTTGAATTATGTAATCAGCGTGTTGTTTACCACACCCTATGTGCTGATCTTATTTAAGTTTCTGGGCGTTGGTCACGTTACTATTTTGCAGGAACGTATTATTGATACTATTCTGGGCTCTGTTATAGCGTTTATTGCCAGTTACCTGGTATTTCCGAGCTGGGAATCAGAACAACTGATAGAAAGCTTACGCGATGTAATTTACGCCAACGCTAATTATCTGGCCAAAATTGCTACCTGCTTAAATGGCGCCAACGTTAACACCACAGAATTTAAGTTAGCCCGTAAAGACGTCTACGTTAAATCGGCCAACCTTTCGGCAGCTTTTGAGCGGATGACTTCGGAGCCTAAACGCAAACAACGTAAAAGCAAAGATGTGCACAAGTTTGTGGTGTTAAACCATATCCTGTCATCCTATCTGGCTACAATCGCTTCAAATATTAAAGGCAACGATAATAAACTACACTCCGAACATTTAAAACTGGTAAGACGTAGCCTGGCAACACTGAACGAAAGCGAGAAACTATTAGGAGGCCCACCGGTAGAGTTTACCGCAGATAAACCAGCCGAAGAAACCGCAGACCTTAACACCGATGAAAAGCTATTGCGTGAGCAACTGGGTTTTATTAATAAAGTGAGTTATGATATTGCGAAGGTGACGGAGGGGTACCTCAACTAA
- a CDS encoding phytanoyl-CoA dioxygenase family protein — protein MTSAEFIRCLVQKHLSIKAGKSYKLTADLDSLENMWLAVYGLGKLEIFSYLYGNCQSEIDFYAWLQQTKGATAIAEADLLFEQMQCQETNLNVEEHTAPRLLTAAQHQHWQEWGYLKISGLVPAEYCERVKAFTCNYLGINLADPTTWYPVHKDWHGLMLQVYQHPDMEAIRRHPAVKQLFAELYQTEKIVANTDKVSYNPPETEQWRFRHHRLHWDIDHHQSPGYYIQGLIYLDDVPEDRGPLKLIPGFHRRYDEYQRQFPDHMAAQNAIKEKSGAIPIPGKLGDIVLWQQMLPHAASINQSDKPRFVQYLSFTRLD, from the coding sequence ATGACCAGTGCTGAATTTATCCGGTGCCTTGTTCAAAAACATTTGAGCATAAAAGCGGGCAAATCTTATAAGTTAACAGCGGATTTAGATAGCCTGGAAAACATGTGGCTGGCTGTTTATGGTTTGGGGAAACTGGAGATATTTAGTTACCTGTATGGAAATTGCCAATCTGAAATAGATTTTTATGCCTGGTTACAGCAGACAAAAGGAGCAACAGCAATAGCTGAAGCTGATCTGCTGTTTGAGCAGATGCAGTGCCAGGAGACTAATTTAAATGTCGAGGAACATACTGCTCCCCGTTTGCTTACAGCCGCCCAGCACCAACATTGGCAGGAGTGGGGCTACCTTAAAATTAGTGGCCTGGTACCGGCTGAATATTGTGAACGTGTAAAAGCTTTTACCTGCAATTACTTAGGCATAAACCTGGCCGACCCGACAACATGGTATCCAGTTCATAAAGATTGGCACGGCCTTATGTTGCAGGTATATCAGCATCCGGATATGGAGGCTATACGCAGGCATCCGGCAGTAAAGCAATTATTTGCGGAATTATATCAAACAGAAAAAATTGTTGCCAATACAGATAAAGTAAGTTATAACCCACCCGAAACAGAACAGTGGCGATTCCGGCATCACCGGTTGCATTGGGATATTGATCATCACCAGTCGCCAGGCTATTACATTCAAGGGCTCATTTACCTTGACGATGTCCCCGAAGACCGTGGCCCATTAAAACTCATTCCGGGTTTCCATCGTCGGTATGACGAATATCAACGTCAATTTCCAGACCACATGGCTGCGCAAAACGCCATAAAAGAAAAGTCTGGTGCCATACCAATACCGGGCAAACTGGGCGACATTGTATTATGGCAACAAATGCTGCCACACGCAGCGAGCATTAATCAGTCTGATAAACCTCGGTTTGTTCAATACCTAAGCTTTACCCGTTTAGATTGA
- a CDS encoding ThuA domain-containing protein: MKKKIIGALTALAVVLSFAATKPKNKVLIFSLTKGYHHASIADGITAIKQIGEREAFEVDTTTNPALFTDANLKQYKALIFLSPTGNDLFNADQQQAFVNFIHKGGGFVGIHAATDCLYTWPWYGQLVGAYFVKHPKIQQAQLQIVDHKHLSTKTLPDTWLHTDEWYNFKDVSSKLHVLIKVDEKSYEGGTMGEEHPIAWYQQFEGGRAFYTELGHTAEDFKTDTLFLTHLTGGIKYALGQK; the protein is encoded by the coding sequence ATGAAGAAGAAAATAATAGGAGCACTGACGGCTTTAGCCGTCGTGCTCTCCTTTGCTGCTACTAAGCCTAAAAACAAAGTACTCATCTTTTCGCTCACCAAGGGCTATCATCATGCCAGCATTGCCGATGGCATTACAGCCATCAAACAAATTGGCGAAAGGGAAGCATTTGAGGTAGATACCACTACCAACCCCGCTTTATTTACTGACGCCAATCTAAAGCAATATAAGGCGCTTATATTTCTAAGTCCTACGGGCAATGATCTTTTCAATGCCGATCAGCAACAAGCATTCGTAAATTTTATTCATAAAGGCGGTGGCTTTGTGGGTATTCATGCGGCTACAGATTGTCTTTATACCTGGCCGTGGTATGGCCAACTGGTAGGAGCCTATTTTGTAAAGCATCCTAAAATACAACAGGCTCAACTTCAAATAGTTGATCACAAGCACTTGTCTACCAAAACATTGCCTGACACCTGGCTACATACCGACGAATGGTACAATTTTAAGGACGTGAGCAGCAAGCTACATGTACTGATAAAAGTTGACGAGAAAAGCTACGAAGGCGGAACAATGGGAGAGGAGCACCCTATTGCATGGTACCAACAATTTGAAGGCGGCCGGGCTTTTTATACCGAACTTGGACATACGGCCGAAGATTTTAAAACCGACACTTTATTTCTGACACATTTAACCGGTGGCATTAAATACGCTTTAGGACAGAAATAA
- a CDS encoding phosphoenolpyruvate carboxylase: MPSVSKLNQREIIFNQEVVSRFQLYDSLFLTLPFYQVKDTGILLPFFSSHCDKETASQKAPAAIIESFFKKYAPDIDHREQINRLFRFIQYIERQVVLFDAIEDSSFDKLGNFDKSGTLQGLLQQADADDEVRKNIKEKLDTFSLRLVLTAHPTQFYPSPVLGIMTDLIEALKTNDINSINVLLQQLGKTPFFNKKSPTPVDEAVSLIWFLENVFYHALSAIEAKLDDSFDITDQSHQILELGFWPGGDRDGNPNVNCETTKTVAATLRQIIFRCYYRDYRVLKRRITFRGVEEPMAALEKLLYDNAFSPSDRPENLQEELLSLLQSIRQTLLNDHDGLSVDVVEDLIQKVRSFGCFFATLDIRQDSRVLRNVFKFCTDKLHSDDSIEAGFLELSEADKLKKLVFNEASVHCPEDADPLIKDTLNTIREMKTIQHTNGERACQRFIISNCQEASDILQLMDLFLWSGWKKDELTVDFMPLFETVNDLANAAEVMERLYTHPFYKEHLVNRRNRQMIMLGFSDSTKDGGYLMANWSIYKAKVELTAMARKHGIQLAFFDGRGGPPARGGGKTHRFYASMGNDIANDHIQLTIQGQTVSSQYGSVDTARFNTEQLINAGLASALNPNRHDLLDDNHKQLISEMADESYKAFLALREDPLFVSYLEDMSPIKLLSRVNISSRPTKRNSDSKLKLEDLRAISFVTAWGQMKQNIPGFYGVGTALKKKKDDGSWDAVKELYHSSGYFKTVLDNCMMSMSKSDFRVTAYLAEDKKYGEFWNKLHDEFELTKNMLLELTETETLMEEYPIEGKSIALRERIVLPLVIIQHYALEKLKHTKDQELADIYNKLVIRTVYGIVNAGRNSA, translated from the coding sequence ATGCCTTCAGTATCAAAGCTAAATCAAAGGGAAATTATCTTCAACCAGGAGGTAGTAAGCCGCTTTCAGTTATATGACAGCTTGTTTCTTACATTACCGTTTTACCAGGTAAAAGATACGGGTATTTTACTCCCTTTTTTCAGCTCGCATTGCGACAAAGAAACTGCCAGCCAAAAAGCTCCGGCAGCCATCATTGAGTCGTTCTTTAAAAAGTACGCACCAGACATCGATCATCGTGAGCAAATTAATCGCTTATTCCGATTTATACAATATATAGAACGGCAAGTAGTGTTGTTTGACGCAATTGAAGATTCTTCTTTTGATAAGTTAGGCAATTTTGATAAAAGCGGCACTTTACAAGGTTTGCTGCAACAAGCAGATGCGGACGATGAGGTGCGTAAAAACATCAAAGAGAAGCTGGATACGTTCTCGCTTCGTTTGGTGTTAACGGCTCACCCTACGCAGTTTTACCCAAGCCCTGTGCTGGGTATTATGACGGATCTGATTGAGGCGCTCAAAACCAACGATATTAACAGCATCAACGTTTTGCTGCAACAATTAGGTAAAACGCCTTTCTTTAATAAAAAATCGCCAACCCCGGTTGACGAAGCGGTAAGCCTGATCTGGTTCCTGGAGAACGTGTTCTACCATGCATTATCGGCCATTGAGGCTAAGCTTGATGACTCGTTTGATATTACCGATCAATCGCACCAGATTCTTGAACTGGGCTTTTGGCCTGGTGGTGACCGCGATGGCAACCCGAACGTAAACTGCGAAACTACTAAAACGGTGGCCGCAACACTGCGCCAGATCATCTTCCGATGCTACTATCGCGATTATCGCGTGCTGAAACGCCGCATTACTTTCCGCGGTGTGGAAGAACCGATGGCTGCGCTGGAGAAATTACTATACGATAACGCGTTCTCGCCGTCAGATCGTCCGGAAAACTTACAGGAAGAACTTTTATCGTTACTGCAATCTATCCGTCAAACATTACTCAATGACCACGATGGTCTTTCTGTTGATGTTGTGGAAGATCTGATTCAGAAAGTACGTTCATTTGGTTGTTTCTTTGCTACGCTGGATATCCGTCAGGATAGCCGTGTGCTGCGCAACGTGTTTAAGTTCTGTACCGATAAGCTGCATTCTGATGACAGCATCGAAGCTGGTTTCCTGGAACTGAGCGAAGCCGATAAATTAAAAAAACTGGTCTTTAACGAGGCTAGCGTACATTGCCCTGAAGATGCGGATCCTTTAATAAAAGATACGCTGAATACCATCAGGGAGATGAAAACCATACAGCACACCAATGGTGAGCGTGCTTGTCAGCGTTTTATCATCAGCAACTGCCAGGAAGCATCAGACATTTTGCAACTGATGGACCTGTTTTTGTGGAGCGGCTGGAAAAAAGATGAGTTGACGGTAGACTTTATGCCGTTGTTTGAGACCGTGAACGATTTGGCCAATGCTGCCGAAGTAATGGAGCGTTTATATACGCACCCGTTCTATAAAGAGCACCTGGTAAATCGCCGTAACCGCCAGATGATTATGCTGGGTTTCTCAGACAGTACTAAAGATGGCGGCTATCTGATGGCCAACTGGTCTATCTACAAAGCTAAAGTAGAACTGACAGCTATGGCCCGCAAACACGGCATCCAACTGGCATTTTTTGATGGTAGAGGCGGCCCACCTGCGCGTGGCGGCGGTAAAACCCATCGTTTCTATGCTTCAATGGGTAATGATATTGCTAATGATCATATTCAGCTGACTATTCAGGGCCAAACTGTAAGTTCGCAATATGGTTCTGTTGACACAGCAAGATTTAATACCGAGCAATTGATCAACGCTGGTTTGGCATCAGCATTGAACCCTAACCGTCATGACCTGCTGGATGATAACCATAAGCAACTGATCTCTGAAATGGCAGATGAAAGCTACAAAGCGTTCCTGGCTCTGCGTGAGGATCCGCTGTTTGTAAGCTACCTGGAGGACATGAGCCCGATCAAACTGCTTTCAAGGGTAAATATCAGCAGCCGTCCAACCAAACGTAATTCTGATTCTAAATTGAAGCTGGAAGATCTGCGCGCTATTAGTTTTGTAACTGCGTGGGGACAGATGAAACAGAATATCCCAGGCTTCTACGGCGTTGGTACTGCGCTGAAAAAGAAAAAAGACGACGGCAGCTGGGATGCAGTTAAAGAGCTATATCATTCATCGGGCTACTTTAAAACAGTGCTTGATAACTGTATGATGTCGATGTCAAAATCAGACTTCCGCGTTACCGCTTACCTGGCTGAAGACAAAAAATACGGCGAGTTCTGGAACAAGCTTCATGACGAGTTTGAACTCACCAAAAACATGTTGCTGGAACTGACCGAGACTGAAACGCTAATGGAGGAATACCCGATTGAAGGAAAATCAATTGCCCTGCGCGAGCGTATTGTTTTACCGTTGGTAATTATTCAGCACTATGCTTTAGAAAAATTAAAGCACACTAAAGATCAAGAATTAGCAGATATTTATAATAAATTAGTGATCCGAACTGTATACGGCATTGTAAACGCCGGCAGAAACTCGGCCTAA
- a CDS encoding PhoH family protein — MNKESRAKLAGKKKIFVLDTSVILYDHNAFENFQEHDVAIPIQVLEELDNMKTGNDTRNFEARSFIRLMDGLSRKHLLNHWQPLNGTKGCFKVIMDKKTGSYDAEGIFGDAKTDHRILNAALALQAENPDKRVVLVSKDICLRLKAKALDLNAEDYETGKIKNLDELYTGITVINKQTDKFITQLKKQPIITSEDIPVRNGFANHFYQLQGKQKTLSVFYSMQTGTFEKVEEHPVFSILPKNPEQAFALHALMNPDIKLVTIQGNAGTGKTLLALASALEQRREYRQIYVTRPIIPLSNKDIGFLPGDVKSKVDPYMAPIWDNLKFIKEQYADDEKMQAKIDELVTNDKISIAPLAFIRGRTLTKKFFIVDEAQNLTPHEVKTIISRAGEHSKFVFTGDIYQIDTPYLDAESNGLSYLIDKAKGHPLYAHITLQKGERSELANLANELL, encoded by the coding sequence ATGAACAAGGAAAGCAGGGCCAAACTTGCAGGAAAGAAAAAGATTTTTGTCTTAGATACTTCGGTTATCCTGTACGATCATAATGCGTTTGAGAACTTCCAGGAGCACGATGTGGCCATCCCCATACAAGTACTGGAAGAGCTGGATAACATGAAGACAGGCAATGATACGCGCAATTTCGAAGCGCGCAGCTTTATCAGACTGATGGATGGCCTCTCGCGCAAGCACCTGCTTAACCACTGGCAACCGCTTAACGGAACCAAGGGTTGCTTTAAAGTGATTATGGACAAAAAGACCGGTAGCTATGATGCTGAAGGTATTTTTGGAGATGCCAAGACTGATCACCGCATCTTGAACGCCGCCCTGGCCCTGCAAGCCGAAAACCCCGACAAAAGGGTAGTGCTGGTATCAAAAGATATCTGCTTGCGACTGAAAGCCAAAGCGCTAGATCTGAACGCAGAGGATTACGAAACCGGCAAGATCAAAAACCTTGACGAGCTTTATACCGGCATCACCGTCATCAACAAGCAGACTGATAAATTCATTACCCAACTGAAAAAGCAGCCCATTATTACGTCTGAGGATATACCAGTGCGCAATGGTTTTGCCAATCATTTCTATCAGCTGCAAGGCAAGCAAAAAACACTGTCTGTTTTTTACAGCATGCAAACTGGCACATTTGAGAAAGTAGAGGAGCACCCGGTATTCAGCATTCTGCCTAAAAACCCGGAGCAAGCTTTTGCCCTGCATGCGCTAATGAACCCGGACATTAAACTGGTGACGATACAAGGCAACGCGGGTACAGGTAAAACCTTATTGGCACTGGCCAGCGCGTTGGAACAACGAAGAGAATACCGGCAGATCTACGTTACGCGCCCCATCATCCCACTAAGTAACAAAGACATTGGCTTTTTGCCTGGAGATGTAAAATCCAAGGTCGATCCGTACATGGCCCCCATTTGGGATAACCTTAAATTCATCAAAGAACAGTATGCCGATGATGAAAAAATGCAGGCGAAGATTGATGAATTAGTAACTAACGATAAGATTTCTATCGCACCGCTGGCCTTCATTCGCGGCCGTACGCTCACCAAAAAGTTCTTTATTGTTGATGAGGCCCAGAATCTAACTCCGCACGAGGTAAAAACTATCATCTCCCGCGCTGGCGAACACAGTAAGTTTGTGTTTACCGGTGATATTTACCAGATTGACACGCCTTATCTGGACGCAGAAAGTAATGGTTTATCTTACCTGATTGATAAAGCTAAAGGGCACCCACTTTATGCGCACATCACCCTGCAAAAAGGGGAACGGAGTGAGTTGGCAAATTTGGCTAATGAGTTGTTGTAA
- a CDS encoding bestrophin family protein: MLLKKNVPFSYVFGKIKMEMIFLTIYSTAVYAAHSYFKLQGISIPLAIPGILGTIISLLLAFRSNQAYDRWWEARTLWGAIVNDSRSFARQVLSFIDNAYGDADKQQLKERMIKRQMAWCHALSHHLRGQNAQQGLGKYLSDDEYRALNGIKHVPVALMESHADDLRIAMRMNWINEYQQVALDETLTRFSNAMGGCERIKNTVFPVTYSFYIHVLVLLFVILMPFGLTEFFGIFQIPLVVAISSSLFLIEKMAIHLQDPFENKPTDTPTTTISRNIERDLNQMLKNETSTEADKTSTVAGTNAVFYVL, translated from the coding sequence ATGCTATTAAAAAAGAATGTACCGTTCAGTTATGTGTTCGGTAAAATAAAGATGGAGATGATTTTTCTAACCATCTATTCAACAGCGGTGTATGCAGCGCACAGCTATTTTAAACTGCAGGGTATTTCTATTCCGCTGGCTATCCCGGGTATATTAGGCACCATCATATCGCTGTTGTTAGCGTTCAGGTCTAATCAGGCCTATGACCGTTGGTGGGAAGCCCGCACATTGTGGGGCGCTATTGTAAACGATTCGCGTTCGTTCGCGCGTCAGGTGCTGTCATTCATTGACAACGCTTATGGCGACGCCGATAAACAGCAGTTAAAAGAGCGAATGATTAAACGCCAAATGGCCTGGTGCCATGCGTTGAGCCATCACCTTCGCGGACAAAATGCACAGCAGGGCTTGGGTAAATACCTGTCTGACGATGAATATCGGGCCTTAAATGGTATAAAACATGTGCCAGTAGCACTGATGGAAAGTCACGCTGATGATCTGCGGATAGCTATGCGTATGAACTGGATTAACGAGTATCAGCAAGTAGCACTGGATGAAACCCTCACCCGTTTCTCAAATGCAATGGGCGGCTGCGAGCGGATTAAAAACACGGTGTTTCCCGTTACTTATAGTTTCTATATCCACGTGCTGGTGTTGTTATTTGTAATTCTGATGCCTTTTGGATTGACAGAGTTTTTTGGCATATTCCAGATTCCGCTAGTAGTTGCTATCTCATCATCGTTGTTTTTGATTGAGAAAATGGCCATCCATTTACAGGATCCATTTGAAAATAAGCCTACGGACACGCCAACCACCACTATCAGTCGTAATATTGAGCGCGATTTGAACCAGATGCTGAAAAATGAAACCAGCACCGAGGCTGATAAAACCAGCACCGTTGCCGGTACCAATGCTGTGTTCTATGTGCTATAA
- a CDS encoding response regulator transcription factor, producing the protein MAILLVEDEPKVVSVIKRGLAEYGFELSVATNGQTGLQMATEYPYDLIILDLMLPLMDGIQICKQLRAQGHHTPILMLTALDATENLVTGLNSGADDYMTKPFKMIELATRIKALLRRAKGEHKPAANVFTLNDLELDADAKVAKLADAPLNLTSTEYRLLEYLIKNQRKVLSRIQILENVWDINFNLGTNVVDVYINYLRKKLDKDNPSRFIQTVFGMGYMMKEAE; encoded by the coding sequence ATGGCCATACTTTTAGTTGAAGACGAGCCCAAAGTGGTATCGGTAATTAAGCGTGGATTAGCCGAGTATGGCTTTGAACTTAGCGTGGCCACTAACGGACAAACCGGCCTGCAAATGGCTACTGAGTATCCGTATGACCTGATCATCCTCGATTTGATGCTCCCTCTTATGGACGGCATACAGATCTGTAAACAGTTGCGGGCACAGGGGCACCACACCCCCATTTTAATGCTCACCGCGCTGGATGCCACTGAGAACCTGGTAACCGGCCTAAACAGCGGTGCCGACGACTATATGACCAAACCTTTCAAAATGATTGAGCTGGCCACACGCATTAAAGCGCTATTGCGCCGCGCCAAAGGCGAACACAAACCAGCGGCCAATGTTTTTACACTGAATGATCTGGAACTGGATGCCGATGCGAAAGTTGCTAAACTGGCAGATGCACCGCTCAACCTCACCTCTACCGAATACCGCTTGCTGGAGTACCTGATCAAAAACCAAAGGAAAGTGTTGTCGCGCATTCAGATCCTTGAAAACGTCTGGGATATCAATTTTAATTTGGGTACTAACGTGGTTGACGTTTACATTAATTATCTGCGTAAAAAGTTGGATAAAGATAATCCGTCGCGCTTTATTCAAACCGTTTTTGGTATGGGCTATATGATGAAGGAAGCAGAATAA
- a CDS encoding cell wall metabolism sensor histidine kinase WalK: protein MKIQTKITLHFLTLSTGVLLLLNTFIFYFEYQFNYRDFFKRLQARVKLTTDIRLFPGEKARAYQEMRNRFLEKLQGETEHIIKASPTGMFVNQGLPDDFFADLAANGNAEYKKENQFFAGKIVARGNDRFMVVVSARNPYGLQELDELKSVLFFGFLGTLIIVFFVGKVFSFYTFAPVRKLTNRMNEITSNNLHLRLDTPGKDELAELSNTFNDMLTRLETAFETQNNFVSNASHELRTPLTIINSEVELALDKAGDDAAQHEMLTTIQTETNKLTQILNSLLLLAQSGFDGKKQDWQNTRIDEAIWQAIESVKKIQPKSQIEVDFSKLPDDENLLEVSGNSNLLHLAITNIISNSCKYSENKLVTIQLRVEKSMVVIAIKDQGIGIPADDMKHVFVPFFRASNTHDFKGHGVGLPLALNIIRLHRGSIGIRSEVNIGTEIQVFLPSVKA, encoded by the coding sequence ATGAAGATACAAACCAAGATAACGCTGCACTTCCTTACCCTTTCTACGGGTGTGCTGCTGCTGTTAAACACGTTTATCTTCTACTTTGAATACCAGTTTAACTATCGCGATTTTTTTAAGCGCCTGCAGGCTCGCGTAAAGCTGACAACTGATATCCGGCTGTTTCCCGGCGAGAAAGCCCGTGCCTACCAGGAAATGCGGAACCGTTTTCTTGAAAAATTACAGGGAGAAACGGAGCATATTATCAAGGCCAGTCCAACTGGTATGTTTGTTAACCAGGGCTTGCCTGATGATTTTTTTGCCGATTTGGCGGCCAATGGTAACGCCGAATACAAAAAGGAAAACCAGTTTTTTGCTGGAAAGATTGTTGCACGGGGCAATGATAGATTTATGGTGGTGGTTTCTGCCCGGAACCCTTACGGTCTACAGGAGTTGGACGAATTAAAAAGTGTTCTGTTCTTTGGGTTTCTGGGTACATTGATCATCGTATTCTTTGTAGGTAAGGTATTTTCATTCTATACTTTCGCGCCGGTGCGTAAACTCACCAATCGGATGAATGAGATTACCTCCAACAATCTGCACTTGCGCTTAGATACGCCGGGTAAGGATGAGCTTGCTGAGCTTTCTAATACTTTCAACGATATGCTGACGCGATTGGAAACAGCTTTTGAAACGCAAAATAACTTTGTAAGCAATGCCTCGCACGAATTGCGCACACCACTTACCATCATCAACAGCGAGGTTGAACTGGCTTTAGATAAAGCCGGGGACGATGCCGCTCAGCACGAAATGCTGACCACCATACAAACCGAAACCAACAAACTCACGCAGATCTTAAACAGTTTGTTGCTATTGGCACAATCAGGTTTTGACGGCAAGAAGCAGGACTGGCAAAACACCCGGATAGATGAAGCTATTTGGCAGGCTATAGAATCGGTCAAAAAAATACAGCCGAAAAGCCAGATCGAGGTTGATTTTTCTAAATTACCTGATGACGAAAATCTGCTGGAAGTATCGGGTAACAGCAATCTACTGCATTTGGCCATCACTAATATCATCAGTAACTCTTGCAAGTACTCTGAAAATAAGCTAGTGACTATTCAGTTGCGCGTGGAGAAATCAATGGTGGTTATTGCGATTAAAGACCAGGGCATCGGTATCCCTGCCGATGATATGAAGCATGTGTTTGTGCCATTTTTCCGCGCATCAAACACGCATGATTTTAAAGGGCATGGTGTGGGCTTGCCTTTGGCACTAAACATCATCAGACTGCATCGGGGCAGCATTGGTATACGGTCTGAGGTAAATATCGGTACCGAAATACAGGTCTTTTTGCCATCAGTCAAAGCATGA